In Hippoglossus hippoglossus isolate fHipHip1 chromosome 19, fHipHip1.pri, whole genome shotgun sequence, the DNA window ATCATGTGTCTGGTATCGTGAGTTGTCTCTGGCTCTGTATGACTTGAGATCTCATGTGCACATGTTGAttcacagaggacacacagaggaTTCAAACTCCTGGTTTGTGCTTCGAGCTTCACAGTCATGGAGAACTTCACGTGTCAGTGTGCAGACATGTCTAAAAAATGCCAGCTAATTCTTGTCTGGAATTATTCGTCCACTATCTCGTtccgtctgtgtgtctctctctgcctcggCCACCTTCCTCAGCAGAAACCAGTTGAGCCGTCACTCAAtgcaccccccctcctcccctctggaTGATctcctgtctcactctctcacctTCTCCCCCTTCGTCTTATTCCACTGACCATGCATGTTCCAAAAACAGATCTCATTTTCATCCACGGTAcgacaccccccacccccacccccactcaaGCCCCCCTGCACCACCACTCTCCTGCAATACCTCCTTTCCAAATACAAGCCTGGTCCCAAGTTCCTGTCCAAGTCCACCTCACCTCCCCATTGCTCCACCTCGAGCCCCACCCTCACCATGTCCTCCCATGCTGGAATTTGGAGGCGTGTGTCGACGGGGTGTCCACCAATCCCGAGCCCTGTGGGGGGTATATAACCCTGTGGAAGGATGCGGCCATTCGCTCTTTCTGTCAGTCCAGGATTCCTGAATAGGAGGGTGCCACACTTAAGGTGAGGGTGGTGGATCAAGGTTAAGACCTGCAGAGAAcaacaaagaagtaaaagagggACGGAAAGACACGGTTAGACGAAAGATACCTCGTCTATCCAGCAAGGATGGAGAACTCTCACATGAAGCTCCCGGCGGAGTGCCTGACGCACTTTGGGGTGAACGAGATCACCGGTCTCACCCCCGACCAGTTCAAGAAGAACCTGGACAAATATGGCTATAATGGTGAGAGTGTGGGCGTCAGGGATGGGGTGGGAGGCCTACGGAAAGAAGTAACGTTGAGAAACTTATCACTTCACAGTTGAAGATGTTTGCATTCAGGCTacagccactgctgctgagACTTTTGCTCGGGCCGGGTTGAGATTTTTGCATGTGATGCTTTTTTAGAGAGGAGCTGCAACAGCTGGTAGAAATGCAGAGACATTGAGAAGCAGAGACTTTGAGGGCTTTGAAGAGCTATTTAAAGATAGCCAAAGAAGATGGctggagagcgagagagacaggtgaTGGCTCAAGAAGCTTCCTGGGTGATATATGGGGCGGGCGTGAACAGGAGAGGTGGATAATTTTAGGCCAGGCAAAAAAGGGAGGTCCTTAGATGGCTTATGGCTAAATGATCCCTAATATGATTGCAAATCAATAACTGGTGTAAAGGCAAATTAGATAGCCCAGGCTTTGTGATATGGTTCAAAAGCAGCAacacttgtgtttctgttttcttttcatgttttattttgttaggGACTTTATACAATGAGCAGCCACTTCAGGGAGGTTTTCCTCAGGCCTAGACTTCTCATCAAAATGATCTGATGTCAATTGATGATTCAGTTTAATGGACTTCTTTAATCGTTTACAGCTCTTGAAGGGATCAAGTGTGAAGCTCTCAGGGAATTTTGAAAAGGTGGACGTCAGGGAGTCTTAGAATCCAGTGACCTTGTGATCACATTTAGGATCTTCCACCAAGAAGTAAAGCTTCTCTCCGGACGCTTCCTGATGAACATGAATGATTTTAACTCAccatcttttttccccctgtctttctgttttctcttccgCCTCCTTCACCTTTGTGTCCGACTCCAGAGTTGCCGGCTGAGGAGGGTAAGTGTTCGTCCGTGCAGCCCcattaattaaatcaatacTCCACACACCTGGTTTGACCCAGATGGATTTGACCATCATTACTACTCTGAGCTGGCCCTCTTCCACAGACGGATTGTTGTAAAAACATGGAGGCAGCATTTTGATTGACCCCACACGCTAATGAAATTGCATTTAAGATCACTTCTCAATGAATTTGACTTGAAGTAAATCCCTTtgcatacaaatacacactcagGTGCACATTTCAGTACCTGCATTGAATTGTCTGATTATTATGTATtgattaatgtttttctttgtctcaggTAAGAGCATCTGGGAGCTGATCATGGAGCAGTTCGAGGACCTGCTCGTCAGGATCCTGCTGCTGGCTGCCTGCATCTCTTTTGTAAGTGAACAAGAGTTAGGATTATTTCTCATCCATGCCGCACATTTCAAACTGTGATCACTCCtgtcacattcattttaaactcAAGAAACAGCACTAGACAGGATAAGTAGCAACAAATTCCACGAGACGTCACATGGGACCAAGTTCCAGTATCTCAGCTTTAGCGACTATTTTCCATGAAAGAATGGTTTATGCACATTATATTAAACTTATCATCAGCAAAAAAATCTACTCTTAAGGTtaaattaattttcatttatttcactttatggCACAATAACCTCTGGCTACTCTCCTGTGTACCATCTGGAAATGAGTAATTAATTGAACTTGAAAACCCACAAGGAGGAAACCTATGACACAAACTAATCCAGCACACAAGCATGCATGTACTTGATCATTTCAGTCTGACCACTTTACCAAGACAACTTCTTAAACCGCCTCCAAGTCCCTCCACCCTTCTGTGCAATTTTGAGGACAACAACttgagaggagggaggcagatTGCAAAGGCTTGTCGGAGGTGTATTAATTCCTATGCACAGCTTTCACCCCTTGGGCCAGCTGTCACGATGGCCTTAGAAGGCGAATATTGAGGAGCCAGTGAGAGACGGGGGTCAGGGAAGTATAGGGGGGCTGAGGGGTAAGGGTTTATTTTAAGAAAGCccagagctgaggagagaaactGAATCCTTCGGGAAAGGTCAGGCCTGAAGGAAGGAACGAAGGGCCTCCGCAGAAAGAGGGTGGAAGTCAGAAGGAGCAATGAGTTATGGGACGATGAGATCAAGTTAACAACAATTGCGTAATCAGATTGTGACATTCAAGCTAGCATCAAAATAACAGCCTTTATTACTGAGCTTATACTGTAAATGTTATCCcacattttataattaatttCACAAAGTCCTGGTGGTAGCCTCCACATTCCATAAAGAAAATATCATCTAATTATTCATCTATCACACGTTACATACAATCACACACTATGAGCCGGTCGTTCTGGtgcaatgaaaatgttttaaccaTGTAACTGGTCCATTCAATATAAATGTATGGAGGTATGACCTGCTGTCTCCACCCCACTGACTTTACTCTCCACCGCTCTGACCTCAGGTGCTGGCCTGGTTCGAGGAAGGCGAGGAGACCATCACCGCCTTCGTGGAGCCCTTCGTCATCCTTCTTATCCTGATCGCCAATGCCATCGTCGGAGTATGGCAGGTCAGTGACAGGGCGCCGTGCATTCAGCAATCAGATGTATCCATTGCAAAGCACACGGGTTCCAGTTACTGCCATGTGGTTTTCCACCCACACGGGCGCAGTTGCTCAACTGGAAAACGATCACTTTTACAGCTTTGAAGGTCAAAGTAGTGACTTTCAAACCCGAGTAAACAAAATCATTGGCTAACATGCACATGAATCCAAAATCTGACGTGATCActgtctgatttgttttaattatttgcaGACATCATGCCCAGTTTATGTTTTGACTGCAGCGTTTGGATGATTCACAATATGCAAGTCATTCAACCCATTGAGCAAACAGCTCTGCTATCATTAGAcatcagtggggggggggaaatcagcTGCTCATTAAAGTCAGACCTGACTCCAGCAGAAACCTGCTGTAAAGAGATCTATCTTCTGCATCTCGGATCAaattttattgtttgaaatattatttCTGAACACAGCATATGGCATCTGTCTCAGAGTCTGTGTCACGTGATGCTGTGGAGCATGAACACAGAATTCCATAcataaatttgtatttataaaaagaGGCACATGGAAACCTGGTTCAAAGTAACTTAGGTTGGAATATAACGTTTAATATATAAGTaggttgtgtttcagtgtgtcatCGCTGTGTTTAAGACTCAAAGCCTCTTAGAGGACATTGCCAGTGACACATCAAGGACAAACTGAGTGTAGTTTTCCATCAAACCAGGATAAGCATCCGTgttgaaaatctgttttatgATATTCAGTGTGCATCAGACCTGTTTACTTTTTCTGAATTAAATACTATGCTtgttaacccctaaccctaaataACTATTTatgcttgttttgtctgtgtttgccaCAGGAACGTAACGCTGAAGACGCCATTGAGGCTCTTAAGGAGTATGAGCCTGAGTTGGGCAAGGTCTACCGTTCTGACAGAAAGAGTGTGCAGATAATCAAGGCCAGAGAAATTGTCCCTGGAGATATTGTGGAGGTGTCCGGTAAGAAATGTCCACTTGTTATTTTGCCCAATCCTGCAAACATTCACGTCATGTTTGTCACAGTCTCTTGTGGCAGAATCGTCTTTTATAACAATGAAGCTGTGAAAAGACAGttctgtggagagaaagagagacagacacaaattCAGGATAGATGTGTCTGGTGGAGGCTGACGCCAGAACCTCGTGTCTTTTTAAGGCAACGAGAGCAGGGCAGGACGGGGCAGCACTGCTGTGAAAACATGCTGACTGGAGGAAAACAGAATCATGAATATAAATACCCTCACTGGCACCTGCCGCACCTCTTCTCCCTGCCATTGCCCACGTCTGTTCATTTGTCAGCGTACACCTGTTGCCTCTCTGGCCAGCTGCCCCCTCCCCCTCAGCCACGGGCCATTCTCATTGGGCCGAGCGTGTGTCACTTCAGGTTTAGCCCCCATTATGAAATCCATGGATTAGTATAGAAATTTAGCGAGCTGTCTGAGtatttggcttttattttgggaGTCATTTACAGTATTATTATCAGTAGTATTATTTTCAGGTTTGGTTTACACACATTCACGAGTGAAATGATTTGTCATTTGCAACTATTACAGTCACTTGGGTGTAATTGGAAAATAAGTCAATAGAAGATATTTCCTGaccatataaaaataaataataataaaatgatgaattaatcTCAGTGCTCTCTTCTCTGTGATTCCCACAGTTGGTGACAAAGTCCCCGCTGACATCAGGCTTGTTTCAATCAAGTCCACCACCCTGCGTGTTGACCAGTCCATCCTTACTGGTAAGCCTTACAGAAGCACTCAATCTGCCTCTACTGGTTTTGTTCATCGGCCGTTTGGAtttaatttcctgtttcctctctcaggTGAGTCCGTCAGTGTGATCAAACACACTGAGGCCGTCCCAGACCCCAGAGCTGTCAACCAGGACAAGAAGAACATGCTTTTCTCTGTAAGTGTCCCATCACCAGCAATTACGATTTGATACCTGCTACCTccacctgtttttgttttcttaccctcctcctcctctctccgccACAGGGCACCAACATCGCTGCTGGCAAGGCCATCGGTGTGGCTGTGTCCACCGGAGTCTCCACTGAGATTGGCAAGATCCGTGACCAGATGGCCTCCACCGAGCAGGAGAAGACTCCTCTGCAGGCCAAGATGGACGAGTTCGGCGAGCAGCTGTCCAAGGTCATCTCCCTGATCTGCGTTGCTGTCTGGGCCATCAACATTGGCCACTTCAACGACCCCGTCCACGGAGGCTCATGGATCCGTGGCGCCGTCTACTACTTCAAGATCGCTGTCGCTCTGGCCGTGGCTGCCATCCCTGAGGgtgaggaaaagcaaagaagTTTACTGAACGACATGTGTTTCTccgccactttttttttttttatcacactcacactttttttatcacactcacacttttgACCAATGTCTCCCAGGTCTGCCCGCTGTCATCACCACCTGCCTGGCCCTCGGTACCCGCCGTATGGCTAAGAAGAACGCCATCGTCAGAAGCCTGCCCTCTGTGGAGACCCTTGGCTGCACCTCCGTCATCTGCTCTGACAAAACTGGCACCCTCACCACCAACCAGATGTGTGTGACCAAGGTGGGTGATTGAATCAAAAAGAAATCGCTCCACAGACAATTTAACAGAAACCCTTTCGGCACAGAAAAAcctctttgtttcctccttcacagaTGTTCATTGTCAAGAATGTTGATGGCGAGCATGTTGACCTTGATGCCTTCGATATCTCTGGATCTAAGTACACCCCCGAGGGCGACGTGTAAGTTGATTTTCAGTGCCATTTATCATCACTTATTGCAGCCAACCACTAAAACATCAacattcatgtctttgtttatgtcttattttgttcttttctttgtccATCAGTTCCCAGGGAGGTGCCAAGACCAACTGCAGTGCTTACGACGGTCTTGTTGAGCTGTCCACCATCTGCTCCCTGTGCAACGACTCATCTCTGGACTACAACGAGGTACAGTCATAAAGACGTGCAGACTGTTTGCCGTCCTGAAGTCTCATGACCTCCCACAGCTTAACACATTCTCTCCATCACGCTCCTTTTTCTCCAGACCAAGAAGATCTTTGAGAAGGTCGGTGAGGCTACTGAGACCGCCCTGTGCTGCCTGGTTGAGAAGATGAACGTGTTCAACAGCAACGTGAAGAACCTGTCCAAGATTGATAGAGCCAACGCCTGCTGCTCCGTACGTTTGATTCTCCTCTTTAATCCAGTTCATTGTGATCCACTGACAGTCATTGGATCAGTCCTTTTTCCATCAAGGAATTACTGCGTATTTAACTAAACGCCTCTTTTCTCGGATTCCTCCATCAGGTGATCAAGCAGCTCATGAATAAGAAGTTCACCCTGGAGTTCTCCCGTGACAGGAAGTCCATGTCTGTGTACTGCACCCCAAGCAAGGGTGACGGTGGCGCCAAGATGTTCGTGAAGGTCAGTTCCGGCTCTGTCATCCCTCTCACAGCCTTTGATCAGACATCTGCGCTCTGACTGTGCTGCGTTCAA includes these proteins:
- the atp2a1l gene encoding ATPase sarcoplasmic/endoplasmic reticulum Ca2+ transporting 1, like gives rise to the protein MENSHMKLPAECLTHFGVNEITGLTPDQFKKNLDKYGYNELPAEEGKSIWELIMEQFEDLLVRILLLAACISFVLAWFEEGEETITAFVEPFVILLILIANAIVGVWQERNAEDAIEALKEYEPELGKVYRSDRKSVQIIKAREIVPGDIVEVSVGDKVPADIRLVSIKSTTLRVDQSILTGESVSVIKHTEAVPDPRAVNQDKKNMLFSGTNIAAGKAIGVAVSTGVSTEIGKIRDQMASTEQEKTPLQAKMDEFGEQLSKVISLICVAVWAINIGHFNDPVHGGSWIRGAVYYFKIAVALAVAAIPEGLPAVITTCLALGTRRMAKKNAIVRSLPSVETLGCTSVICSDKTGTLTTNQMCVTKMFIVKNVDGEHVDLDAFDISGSKYTPEGDVSQGGAKTNCSAYDGLVELSTICSLCNDSSLDYNETKKIFEKVGEATETALCCLVEKMNVFNSNVKNLSKIDRANACCSVIKQLMNKKFTLEFSRDRKSMSVYCTPSKGDGGAKMFVKGAPEGVIDRCAYVRVGTTRVPLTNAIKDKILAVIKDWGCGRDTLRCLALATCDSPLKPEEMVLEDSTKFANYETDMTFVGCVGMLDPPRKEVMGSIVQCRQAGIRVIMITGDNKGTAIAICRRIGIFTENEDVSDKAYTGREFDDLPSSEQGEAVRRACCFARVEPAHKSKIVEFLQSYDDITAMTGDGVNDAPALKKAEIGIAMGSGTAVAKSASEMVLADDNFSSIVAAVEEGRAIYNNMKQFIRYLISSNVGEVVCIFLTAALGLPEALIPVQLLWVNLVTDGLPATALGFNPPDLDIMGKPPRSAKEPLISGWLFFRYMAIGGYVGAATVGGAAWWFMYDSTGPGVTYYQLSHFMQCCDENEDFAGLDCHIFEASPPMTMALSVLVTIEMCNALNSLSENQSLLRMPPWSNFWLLSAMTLSMSLHFMIIYVDPLPMIFKLTHLSVEQWLMVLKLSFPVILIDEVLKFAARNYVEKGKQH